One window from the genome of Acidimicrobiia bacterium encodes:
- a CDS encoding NAD-dependent epimerase/dehydratase family protein codes for MERVLVTGAASWIGGRVVQELEPHHEVIAVDELEPKLAFAARLHRYSMDSLDFAQFLVDRKPTTVIHLQTLDRSAEIGNTRSRAGAVQGAQALFGAIERVGSVHHVVVKSDAAIYSTGPRHASVLSESTRISGRATRYERNLRDIERFVADLKPSMPEVSFTVLRLGPILGPAVGNPISRYLTLPVVPTLMGYDGRLQFLYEDDAVQAIVFASRSTAADGIFNVAGDGILYLSRLLRIGRRLGQPLPPPLLKQARRFLAVSGVPLPEHTANLLKYGRYTTTDRMVTKLGFNPAHTTRQAIERTYRGAR; via the coding sequence GTGGAACGAGTGTTGGTAACAGGAGCGGCCAGCTGGATTGGTGGTCGGGTCGTGCAAGAACTCGAACCGCACCATGAGGTTATTGCCGTCGACGAATTAGAACCGAAACTGGCTTTTGCAGCCCGGCTGCACCGCTACTCGATGGACTCGCTCGACTTCGCCCAGTTTCTTGTCGACCGCAAACCGACGACCGTAATCCACCTCCAGACCCTCGATCGATCCGCCGAGATCGGCAACACCCGTTCGCGGGCGGGAGCAGTTCAGGGAGCCCAAGCCCTCTTCGGGGCCATCGAGCGCGTCGGATCCGTTCACCACGTCGTGGTCAAGTCCGATGCCGCCATCTATTCGACCGGCCCTCGTCACGCTTCGGTCCTCTCAGAGTCGACCCGAATCAGCGGTCGAGCAACCCGGTATGAACGCAACTTGCGCGACATCGAACGTTTTGTTGCCGATCTCAAACCATCGATGCCCGAAGTCTCGTTCACGGTGTTACGGCTCGGACCGATTCTTGGCCCAGCGGTCGGGAATCCGATCAGTCGCTATCTGACGCTCCCGGTGGTTCCGACGTTGATGGGATATGACGGACGGCTGCAATTCCTGTACGAAGACGACGCCGTACAAGCGATCGTCTTCGCGTCGCGGTCCACTGCGGCGGACGGGATATTCAACGTCGCCGGCGACGGCATCTTGTATTTGAGTCGATTGCTCAGAATCGGCCGCCGTCTCGGTCAGCCATTACCGCCTCCCCTCTTGAAGCAAGCACGTCGCTTCCTGGCCGTTTCTGGCGTTCCACTCCCGGAACACACCGCCAACCTCCTCAAGTACGGCCGGTACACAACGACCGATCGTATGGTCACCAAACTCGGATTCAACCCGGCCCACACCACCCGGCAAGCTATTGAGCGCACGTATCGGGGGGCCAGGTGA